Part of the Lolium rigidum isolate FL_2022 chromosome 6, APGP_CSIRO_Lrig_0.1, whole genome shotgun sequence genome, TCATCGCTCTTCTTCCAGTTTTGCTCTTGTGAATCCCCATGGCAGATTATGACCACTGGATCATACATGACACCAGAAGATCATGACAGAATCTTCCTCCTCTCACCAGATAGCACCTTCTCTTGTGGCTTCCATCGAGTTGGAACTAATGCTTTCAATTTCGCCATCTGGTACACCACCGTGAAAACGGTTGTCTGGACGGCAAATCCCTACTCCACGGTGAATGGCTACAGTTCCCCAGTGAACCTCTACGGCTCCAGGATATCGCTGAACAAGGATGGAAACCTGGTCCTGACAGATACCAATGGCTCGACAGTATGGGAAAGCAAGACATCTTCAGGCAAGCACACAATTGTTTCCCTCCTCGACACTGGCAACCTTGTGATCAATGATTCTGGCAATAAAATTGTGTGGCAGAGCTTTGACTCACCAACAGACACCTTGCTCCCTTGGCAGAAcctgaagaaagacacaaggttaGTCTCTGGTTACCATTACCTGTATTTTGACAACGACAATGTCTTGCGCCTATTGTACGATGGCCCAGAGATTACAAGCATCTATTGGCCAAGTCCAGATTATGATGCACTGGCAAATGGACGCAATAGATATAACAGCACCAGGGTAGCATTTCTCGACGACATGGGTAATTTTGTGTCAAGTGATGGGTTAAACATAGTGGCTTCAGATTCAGgcccaggtatcaagaggaggattacaattgataaggatggcaatttcaGAATGTACAGCTTCGATGCATCAACAGGGAGCTGGGTGGTTACAGGGCAGGCTGTAATACAGATGTGCTATGTGCACGGATTATGCGGCAAGAATGGTCTTTGTGACTATTCAGGAGGCCTTAAGTGTAGATGTCCTCCAGAACATGTGATGGTTGATCCTACAGATTGGAACAAGGGATGCAAACCAACATTCACAATTAGTAGCAAGCAACCACATGAGGACTTTACATTTGTTAAGCAACCTCATGCAGACTTCTATGGCTTTGATCTGGGCTCTAACAAATCCATCTCGTTTGAAGCATGTTGGAACATTTGCCTGAGCAGCAGCTCATGTATATCTTTCACATACAAGGGTGGGGATGGTTGGTGTTACACTAAAGACATACTCTACAATGGTCAGGTGTACCCGTATTTCCCTGGAGACAACTACATGAAAGTACCAAAGAGTTTCAACAGTTCAGCATCCTCAATCTCCAGACAAGAAAACCTAACCTGCAGACCCAACGGTTCTGAGATCATGCTAGGATCGGCAAATATGTATGGAGTAAAGAAGGACAACATAAAGTGGATATACTTCTATGTCTTTGCTGCAATATTAGGAGCCCTAGAGTTGCTTGTTATTGTGACAGGGTGGTGTCTTTTTTTCGGAAAGAGTAACATGCCCAAGTCCATGGAGGATGGATACAAGATGATAACAAACCAGTTCAGGCGGTTTACATACAGAGAACTGAGGGAAGCAACTGGAAAGTTCAAAGAAGAGATTGGGAGAGGGGGTGCTGGAATTGTTTATAGAGGAGTACTTGAAGATAAGAGAATAGTGGCAGTAAAGAAACTTACAAATGTTCGACAGGGAGAAGAGGAATTCTGGGCAGAAGTTACTCTAATTGGAAGGATCAATCACATAAATTTGGTCAGGATGATGGGATTTTGCTCCGAAGGGAAAAACAGACTATTAGTTTATGAGTATGTGGAGAATGAGTCACTGGACAAGTACCTCTTTGGTGAGAGAACTACCGAAAGTCTGCTCGGCTGGAGCCAAAGATACAAGATCGCCTTGGGCACAGCAAGGGGTCTTGCTTATCTTCATCATGAATGCCTTGAGTGGATTGTCCACTGTGACGTGAAGCCAGAAAACATACTCCTAACTCGAGATTTCGATGCCAAAATAGCAGACTTCGGACTCGCCAAGCTTGCAAAGCGAGACAGTGCTAGCTTCAATTTCACCCACATGAGAGGCACAATGGGCTACATGGCACCAGAGTGGGCGTTGAACTTGCCGATCAATGCGAAGGTCGATGTTTACAGCTACGGGGTTGTCCTTCTGGAGATTGTGACTGGCACTAGGGTTTCAAGTGGCGTAATTGTCGACGAAACACAAGTGGATTTTCCAGACTTTATCCAGGAGGCCAAGCAGATTCTGGCTACCGAGAGTATCGCTGATCTAGTGGATGCCAAACTGAAGGGGCATTTTGATCAAGAGCAGGCTATTGCAATGGTGAGAATAGCTCTTTCATGCCTTGGAGACAGAAGCAAGAGGCCAACAATGGACAAAATTCTGCAGGCTCTTATGTCatttgatgatgaagatgaccatCCTGCCTACTCATATTGACAAGCAAGTGACATGCAAACACTGGACTATGCACTCTGTTTGTTAACTCTGTTAACGTTATAGGCCAAATAGGCATAAGTAGATAATAAGACGCAAAGAGTGAATTGCTGTGCATATTTGCAAGAACCTATTGTAATGATGCACGGATAAATAGTATCCTGGACTGATATGTCCTTACATATCAGCAGCAAGTGTTCTCATGACAGCAACGTTTTCTTTTTCTGAATGAATTTTGGGTAAAATTAGACAGAAAGAGGCAAGCACAATTCAGTAATACATGTCCGGAAACTCTATCAGCGTTGTCAGGTTATGTGCTTTATTTTTACAAACGCCATTTTTATGTATCCAGTCTCTCCATCAAAAGAGAACCACTCCATACGCAAAGCAAAAGAATATATTTACTGCACATTGATGTACAAGGGATCGAAGTCACCTCATCAACCAGCAACTTCTGATGGATTGCATGCGGAAAATCTGTCTGCATGAGCAGTCCTGATGCAGACCTTGTTTGTTACCCTGGCTTTAGTCAGTCCTTAATCATCAAGAGATGTCAATGCCAATTGTATTGTACTAGTAAGAGGAAATAAATTTAACTCGACAAAAAATGACACTAAGTCCATGATAATTTAATTACCACTAGTCCACTACGTTGATAAACTCCTTCCCCATCCACACCGGGGTAAAGGCACCGATGCTACTGCTGGACAGCAACATGAGGACCGACCAAACAAACGCGAAATGGTAATAGTTTGCTCAACCATTGGGGAAAAAGTTCAACGAAAGGGGATTCCCTTTAAGATATAGAAATAGACGTAAATCCTAACTAGGCATGAGTACAGCAGGTAAGCAATTAGTACATGGTTGGAGCTTGGAATGTCAGATACACTGGGAACACGACCAGTCCTGCACACGACAGTACCTGCGAAAATTGACGGGATTGTGCCATTATGATAACAGGATCGATGGGAGTTCTCCACGCGCTCGTACGCGGCGGGAGTTGGCCGGAGCTGAATCAGGCAGAGGGGAATGGCTAATGAGGAGCCGCCAGCGTCAATggcggaggggaggggaggggaggacgCGGAGTTCGGAAGCGGAACGGCGACCGCCGCGGCGAGGAATTTGTTTTCTTGTTTGTTTAATCATGATTCATTCATCATTCATGTGCCGGAGCGAGGAAAGTGGGCATTGGGCTGGGTACGAGCCACTGGGCCTTTTCCATTCGgcaacctaagagcatctccaaccgcctCCCAAAAGCGGCCCCCAAAAGAATTTGGGCCACGCCGGATAAAAAATCATTCCCaaccgcgcgccccaaaggtcttttttgtccggcgcggttcaatacggtgtccggcgtcccgagcccgtccccgctacacagggacgctccgggcacgccggacacaacgagaaGCAAGGCGAAGAGACGCGGACAACAGGTCGAACGCTCAGTcacctacgtagcgacggtgcagttgtcgGAAGGGGAACCgttgcattggcaaccgcgttgatcgacgcgcgaaccaccggaatggagcgcgaactccgcggaagagcaaccgccgctctcttcgacatttgcgccgccgttcatccgcgctcaataaaatCCCTACGTATGCGCTTTCCGATCTacaaccggccgccattcatcgAAACCTCTCACAATGAGTGACCTCTCCCAACTTCCATCAGACACCGACAACGAGGGTAAGCCTCCGAGATGGCGCCATTAGTGGAACAGAGTTGCGATGCCTAGCAcggcgatgattccccgccgccgctggacagcgcggaggaatgggaggctgtggaggaggaggaggaggaggaggaggaggaggaggaagaagctgaggaggcgacggcggaggcgaaagcgaaggccaaggcgaaggcgcagccggcgagcaccgtcgacaacgaggaggacacaagttcagCCGACACGTCGAACgataccgcctcttcggaagaggtgacgagcaggaagcgtcaCCGTGAGGATAAAGTCCCTTAAACACAACACGaagaaaacacgtcccccaaagaaTAAATCCAGCGGACTTTGGAGGCCGCggcttggagatgctctaactaacaTAAGGACGGGTTCTCGCTTCAGGCATCATCAGCCGACGGGTCCCATTTCACACGGGAGAACAGAGTCGACGCCGGCTGTTTACGGAAGGCAAATATGAACATTGCCCGGCGCTTGCAGAACCAGGTACAATCGGTACAACCACTGTTAGAGAATACGCACCACGGAAGGCAAGTAGTAGTAAGATACCGCCAAACAAGATTGGGACAAGATGCCAAAACTATTCGGTGAGACGCCTTTATTTAGGATAGGAAAACTAGGTCAGATGCTTGAGGTAGAGTTGCCAACTTGTTTTGTCGTTCCCACCAGCCAAGCCAAAATTCCTACAACACGAGATCCATATTTAAATAGAGGGATTCGAACCATAAAATATACAGTACTACGAAACTGATACACGATGGCCATCAGATGATCACATGGGTACACGTATGAACAGATAATAATAGTCTCTCCATCCATAAAAAGATGCAAAGGACTGAGCAGCACTGTAATCGGTAGGTCGTTTTCAAAGAAACATTTCCGGGTCAGTGGTCACGGAAAATAGCACATGATCAATATCTATGGGTCATGATACCCCTGTGGGCTGTGGACCATATGTGAAAGCGATATTTGGTGGAATTTTCCTGCCTGGAAAAAAAAGGGAGATCTGTAGGGAACTTACACAGAATGACTGGCCTTTTTTTTATATATAACAGGTATCATTGCCCGGCTTTAAGTTAATAAAGCCTCATTAGTATGAATGACCTATTTCTCTACCTCGACGACCTGATAAATTAGTCAAGATCACAAGTCGAAAGCAGTATAGTGCAGATTCCACCCTAGCACGAGCAGATGCTCAAAGCAGTACAAAGCCAGCCATAATTAGTAGGAGTACATAATACTGGTCACGAAATGGACAGGAACCACTCAAAACAGCCCGCGCTGGATACATAAGAGGGCACACTCCCTGCCATCACCTCCAACAACCAGAAAAAAGATGTCTGGACTCGTCTATCCAATCCTCCTTTCCTTCCTCTCCCTTCTGTTGTGCTCTTGTGCGTCCCCATGGCACACCATGAGCACAGGCACATCTCTGCAAGTAGATCACGAGAAAGTCTTGCTCATCTCACCAGACACTACCTTCTCTTGCGGCTTCTACCCATCCGGAAACGACACGAATACTGCCTTCT contains:
- the LOC124659998 gene encoding putative receptor protein kinase ZmPK1, translated to MAALLFLSLLSSLFFQFCSCESPWQIMTTGSYMTPEDHDRIFLLSPDSTFSCGFHRVGTNAFNFAIWYTTVKTVVWTANPYSTVNGYSSPVNLYGSRISLNKDGNLVLTDTNGSTVWESKTSSGKHTIVSLLDTGNLVINDSGNKIVWQSFDSPTDTLLPWQNLKKDTRLVSGYHYLYFDNDNVLRLLYDGPEITSIYWPSPDYDALANGRNRYNSTRVAFLDDMGNFVSSDGLNIVASDSGPGIKRRITIDKDGNFRMYSFDASTGSWVVTGQAVIQMCYVHGLCGKNGLCDYSGGLKCRCPPEHVMVDPTDWNKGCKPTFTISSKQPHEDFTFVKQPHADFYGFDLGSNKSISFEACWNICLSSSSCISFTYKGGDGWCYTKDILYNGQVYPYFPGDNYMKVPKSFNSSASSISRQENLTCRPNGSEIMLGSANMYGVKKDNIKWIYFYVFAAILGALELLVIVTGWCLFFGKSNMPKSMEDGYKMITNQFRRFTYRELREATGKFKEEIGRGGAGIVYRGVLEDKRIVAVKKLTNVRQGEEEFWAEVTLIGRINHINLVRMMGFCSEGKNRLLVYEYVENESLDKYLFGERTTESLLGWSQRYKIALGTARGLAYLHHECLEWIVHCDVKPENILLTRDFDAKIADFGLAKLAKRDSASFNFTHMRGTMGYMAPEWALNLPINAKVDVYSYGVVLLEIVTGTRVSSGVIVDETQVDFPDFIQEAKQILATESIADLVDAKLKGHFDQEQAIAMVRIALSCLGDRSKRPTMDKILQALMSFDDEDDHPAYSY